The Huiozyma naganishii CBS 8797 chromosome 3, complete genome genome contains a region encoding:
- the PCK1 gene encoding phosphoenolpyruvate carboxykinase PCK1 (similar to Saccharomyces cerevisiae PCK1 (YKR097W); ancestral locus Anc_5.708), protein MPSKSNSAATDAISVEQKIRRELNLSKEVITIRRNAPAAVLYEDALHERKTVIASSGALIAYSGEKTGRSPKDKRIVEEETSKDNVWWGPVNKPCSERTWEINRERAADYLRTRDHLYIVDAFAGWDPKYRIKVRVVCARAYHALFMTNMLIRPSKEELANFGEPDFTVWNAGQFPANMHTQDMSSKSTIEINFKAMEMVILGTEYAGEMKKGIFTVMFYLMPVHHNVLTLHSSANQGIKNGDVTLFFGLSGTGKTTLSADPHRLLIGDDEHCWSDQGVFNIEGGCYAKCINLSAEKEPEIFDAIRFGSVLENVAYDEKSHEVDYDDSTITENTRCAYPIEYIPSAKIPCLADSHPKNIILLTCDASGVLPPVAKLSPEQVMYHFISGYTSKMAGTEQGVTEPEPTFSSCFGQPFLALHPIRYAKMLAAKMSEHKANAYLINTGWTGSSYVSGGKRCPLKYTRAILDAIHDGSLAQANYESLPIFNLEVPTAVNGVPHELLNPAKNWAQGEAKYNGAVSNLASLFVENFKIYQDKATPDVLAAGPIL, encoded by the coding sequence ATGCCCTCTAAATCGAATTCAGCCGCTACGGACGCTATTTCTGTGGAACAGAAAATTAGACGGGAATTGAACTTGTCTAAGGAGGTCATTACGATTAGGCGTAATGCTCCAGCCGCTGTTTTGTACGAGGATGCTTTGCACGAGAGGAAGACCGTGATTGCGTCTTCTGGTGCTTTGATTGCTTACTCCGGTGAAAAGACCGGTAGGTCCCCCAAGGATAAGCGTATtgtggaggaggagaccTCTAAGGATAACGTCTGGTGGGGCCCCGTCAACAAGCCCTGTTCGGAGAGAACGTGGGAGATTAACCGTGAGAGAGCCGCTGACTACTTGAGAACGAGAGACCATCTGTACATTGTGGACGCGTTTGCCGGGTGGGACCCGAAATACAGGATTAAAGTCCGTGTCGTTTGTGCTAGAGCGTACCATGCCCTGTTCATGACCAATATGTTGATTAGACCAAGTAAAGAGGAATTGGCGAATTTTGGTGAGCCTGATTTCACCGTGTGGAACGCGGGGCAATTCCCTGCCAACATGCACACTCAGGATATGTCCTCGAAGAGTACCATCGaaatcaacttcaaagccATGGAGATGGTTATCTTGGGGACAGAGTACGCAGGGGAGATGAAGAAGGGGATCTTCACCGTTATGTTCTACTTGATGCCCGTCCACCATAACGTGCTAACGTTACACTCGTCTGCCAACCAGGGGATCAAAAATGGGGACGTCACTTTGTTCTTCGGGTTGAGCGGGACAGGTAAGACCACTTTGTCCGCTGACCCACACAGACTGCTGATCGGTGACGACGAACACTGCTGGTCCGATCAAGGTGTCTTCAACATCGAAGGTGGATGCTACGCTAAATGTATCAACTTATCCGCGGAGAAGGAACCAGAGATCTTCGACGCGATCAGATTCGGGTCCGTCCTGGAGAACGTCGCGTACGACGAGAAGTCACACGAGGTCGATTACGACGACTCGACCATCACGGAGAACACAAGGTGCGCTTACCCGATCGAATACATCCCAAGCGCAAAGATCCCATGTCTTGCCGATTCGCACCCGAAGAATATCATCCTGCTAACTTGTGATGCCTCCGGTGTACTACCACCAGTGGCCAAATTGTCCCCAGAACAGGTCATGTACCATTTCATCTCTGGGTACACCTCGAAGATGGCTGGTACAGAACAAGGTGTCACTGAACCGGAACCTACTTTCTCCTCGTGCTTCGGCCAACCTTTCTTGGCGTTGCACCCAATCAGATACGCAAAGATGCTAGCCGCGAAAATGTCAGAACACAAGGCAAACGCTTACTTGATTAACACTGGGTGGACAGGCTCCTCGTACGTCTCGGGCGGGAAGCGTTGCCCCTTGAAATACACAAGGGCAATCCTGGACGCCATCCACGACGGATCACTGGCCCAGGCAAACTACGAGTCGCTGCCCATCTTCAACCTCGAGGTCCCCACCGCAGTCAACGGCGTCCCCCACGAACTACTAAATCCAGCAAAGAACTGGGCCCAGGGAGAGGCCAAGTACAACGGCGCAGTCTCAAACCTCGCGTCGCTCTTCGTcgaaaacttcaagatTTACCAGGACAAAGCCACACCAGACGTCTTGGCCGCGGGGCCCATCCTATAA
- the BAS1 gene encoding Bas1p (similar to Saccharomyces cerevisiae BAS1 (YKR099W); ancestral locus Anc_5.713), whose amino-acid sequence MEMEEEQDKKKASTGPFNPLDYTASLGYQTHRRAGRNSWSKEDDEKLRRLINDAVVAMGYINGIDDVRDTKTSLKVSKEIPWDSLASFFNQRGRTGKDLRKRWSGSLDPNVKKGRWKPEEDKLLLQLYEKYGPHWMAVSMEIASRTEDQCAKRYTEVLGPSSKGRLREWAEAEDLLLISKVKKYGTKWRKISSEMESRPSLTCRNRWRKIVTMIAREQASEVITKAVKENQAVKLGPAEEEEIRCNKTDRKAGKRKRPVEERLEPNRVSLGSGEEEEEEEEAGEEIDEAEDDDDDGSSSDNGCSAASNQPLESQGNLQYPHATDHALRDTHNEQYSLGLRNQHRKKTAPSSTQTEWKFVLKDGKSLSISNGTISNTQLVKELVEQARKYDLKVSIHQHIHHHYGSQLRRPNEFDSQNAPLRSMSSNYVHQFHRSTTPPVPTSLSSTNISALNTDVFDGLVNQTNTINENQNGDEEDRKTPYESRENDFLSKTPNFNNLGLELSPAITGHLHNHSHDMGHLENNGLNGNLIHDSNKTNPHPNSKSLFYPNDGTPSSSTNIIAPTLRSNHTTGSSSTGSYSTPGSELPDVGPNRSAHFNYLPPTIRPQLDSSDNTRSADLSKLLNPTPGQPSPQGRRSKKRRRTRAKGLGSEPNSSNSTNTNTPLSTVHTPHTTNDHPVPQTSPGTMGSTVSSAEDGVDFWETLSSLANNKNIHRHQHHHSGDDRATGLGVEQVAESPNYELFTSLLGKAGPRHEDHTYKETDDGKHSDTNDSIDPLLPLNPS is encoded by the coding sequence ATGGAaatggaggaggaacaggatAAGAAGAAAGCCAGCACAGGGCCCTTCAATCCTCTGGACTACACGGCCTCGTTGGGGTACCAGACACACCGACGTGCCGGACGAAACTCGTGGTCGAAAgaggacgacgagaagCTGCGACGGCTGATAAACGACGCCGTCGTCGCTATGGGATACATCAACGGCATCGATGATGTGAGGGACACGAAaacctctttgaaagtgtcgAAAGAGATCCCCTGGGATAGTTTGGCCTCATTTTTCAATCAACGGGGACGCACGGGGAAGGATCTCCGGAAGAGATGGAGTGGGTCGCTCGACCCGAACGTGAAAAAGGGCCGCTGGAAaccagaggaggacaagCTGCTGCTACAACTCTATGAAAAGTACGGCCCACATTGGATGGCTGTCTCAATGGAGATTGCAAGCAGGACAGAGGACCAGTGTGCGAAGAGATACACGGAGGTACTCGGGCCGTCGTCGAAGGGCAGGCTGAGAGAGTGGGCAGAGGCGGAGGATCTGCTGTTGATCAGCAAAGTGAAGAAGTACGGGACCAAATGGAGGAAAATCTCCTCAGAGATGGAGTCCAGACCAAGCTTGACCTGCAGGAATCGATGGAGAAAGATAGTCACGATGATAGCCCGCGAACAGGCGTCCGAAGTTATCACGAAGGCTGTGAAGGAGAATCAGGCAGTCAAGCTAGGCCccgcagaagaggaagagatCCGGTGTAACAAAACTGATAGGAAAGCGGGTAAGAGGAAACgaccagttgaagaacggtTGGAACCAAATAGGGTTTCATTAGGTTCAGgcgaggaagaggaagaggaagaggaagcagGAGAAGAGATTGATGAAGCtgaggatgacgacgacgacggtAGTTCATCAGATAATGGCTGCTCCGCGGCATCCAACCAACCGTTAGAATCACAGGGAAATCTGCAGTACCCTCACGCTACAGACCATGCGCTGCGGGACACCCACAACGAACAATATTCTCTGGGACTCAGAAATCAGCACAGGAAAAAAACGGCACCGTCCTCTACACAAACGGAATGGAAATTCGTGCTTAAGGACGGGAAGAGCTTATCCATTTCTAACGGGACCATTAGCAATACACAATTAGTAAAAGAGTTGGTAGAGCAGGCTAGAAAATACGATCTGAAAGTATCCATCCATCAGCATATTCACCATCACTACGGATCACAGTTGAGGAGACCTAACGAGTTCGACTCGCAAAACGCACCTTTGAGATCCATGTCCTCCAACTACGTCCATCAATTTCACAGAAGCACGACACCACCAGTCCCCACGTCTTTGTCGTCAACCAACATATCAGCTTTGAACACGGATGTGTTTGATGGGCTCGTCAATCAAACCAACACAATAAATGAGAACCAGAACGGAGATGAAGAGGACAGAAAGACACCGTACGAATCAAGAGAAAACGATTTCCTCTCCAAAACTCCCAACTTTAACAATCTAGGACTCGAATTGTCACCCGCTATCACTGGCCACCTTCACAATCACTCTCATGATATGGGTCATTTAGAAAATAACGGATTGAACGGCAACCTAATCCATGATTCCAACAAGACGAATCCACATCCAAACTCAAAGTCACTTTTTTACCCAAACGATGGTACACCGTCATCCTCGACAAACATTATAGCACCCACGTTGCGGTCGAACCATACGACAGGCTCGAGCTCTACAGGTTCCTATAGCACCCCAGGCAGCGAACTCCCGGATGTTGGTCCCAATCGTAGCGCACACTTCAACTATCTGCCGCCTACGATACGACCCCAGCTGGATTCTTCAGACAACACGCGTTCAGCTGATTTGAGTAAGCTTTTGAATCCAACACCTGGGCAACCTTCCCCACAAGGAAGAAGGAGTAAAAAACGACGGAGGACGAGAGCCAAAGGGTTAGGGTCTGAACCTAATTCTTCGAACTCGACAAACACGAACACCCCTTTAAGCACGGTCCACACACCACACACAACGAACGACCACCCTGTACCACAAACATCTCCAGGGACAATGGGTTCTACTGTGTCCTCCGCAGAGGACGGTGTAGACTTTTGGGAAACGCTGAGTTCGTTAGCTAACAATAAGAACATACACAGACATCAGCATCATCACAGTGGCGATGATAGAGCGACTGGGTTGGGCGTGGAGCAAGTAGCCGAGAGTCCGAACTACGAGCTATTTACCTCTTTACTTGGTAAGGCTGGCCCGCGACACGAGGACCATACTTATAAGGAAACGGATGATGGTAAGCACAGTGACACAAACGATAGCATCGATCCTTTGTTGCCCTTGAATCCAAGTTaa
- the SKG1 gene encoding Skg1p (similar to Saccharomyces cerevisiae YIL158W and SKG1 (YKR100C); ancestral locus Anc_5.716): MGTVGTAVGCAVGIPIGIGILVAVAFWYRLQRRFQRELQDDKELERAVYDESGFVGFDTVEDLKDSTLTSSDNLAEPREGSTRHGKPKNTLYIPAYRRKINEAQRNNSVLAAPPSANVSRLSIPSVVDFQGPPMQGYHNNSSRQISVYDQMVPFVAADGQKLFDIDSTNVPDNSDTQPQSATGQGGIIKNFQNQDLGSYYPMLHNPQQQKWLGSYTVSERGSSLGSVSKMDNSTAVSNNASGTPKKSAQHASTNYQPPPHSPSDLGTATTIATTPQGTLPIDNTDYKPVGTATDQYALRNNYDVDNTGMITEEDQYENEFTNYTVNRRQFLDSLRPN; encoded by the coding sequence ATGGGAACAGTCGGTACCGCAGTCGGATGCGCCGTGGGAATTCCCATTGGTATTGGGATTCTTGTTGCTGTCGCATTTTGGTACAGGCTGCAACGCAGGTTTCAAAGAGAGTTGCAGGACGATAAAGAGCTGGAACGTGCAGTTTACGACGAGAGCGGGTTCGTCGGTTTCGACACCGTCGAAGACCTGAAGGACTCGACTCTCACGTCGAGTGATAACCTTGCGGAACCCCGTGAGGGGTCAACAAGGCACGGTAAGCCCAAAAACACGCTATACATTCCGGCGTACAGAAGGAAGATCAACGAGGCGCAGCGAAATAACTCCGTGCTCGCGGCCCCACCTTCTGCAAACGTCTCGCGATTGTCAATCCCTTCCGTTGTGGATTTTCAGGGCCCCCCGATGCAAGGGtaccacaacaacagctCTCGCCAGATCAGCGTCTACGACCAAATGGTCCCCTTTGTCGCGGCAGATGGTCAAAAGCTTTTCGATATTGATAGCACCAACGTGCCGGACAACTCAGACACACAACCACAGTCTGCCACGGGTCAAGGCGGGATAATCAAGAACTTTCAGAACCAGGATTTGGGGTCATACTATCCAATGCTCCACAACCCGCAACAACAGAAATGGCTCGGGTCGTATACGGTCTCGGAGCGCGGTTCCTCCTTGGGATCGGTATCGAAGATGGATAACAGCACAGCCGTTAGCAACAACGCGTCTGGAACCCCAAAGAAATCGGCTCAGCACGCAAGCACTAACTAccaaccaccaccacacaGCCCTTCGGACCTTGGCACAGCAACGACAATTGCTACGACGCCTCAGGGAACACTGCCGATTGACAACACGGACTACAAACCTGTGGGGACAGCCACTGATCAATACGCATTAAGAAACAACTACGACGTGGACAACACTGGAATGATAACAGAGGAGGACCAATACGAGAACGAATTCACAAACTACACAGTAAACAGAAGGCAGTTCCTTGACAGTTTAAGACCCAACTGA
- the POT1 gene encoding acetyl-CoA C-acyltransferase (similar to Saccharomyces cerevisiae POT1 (YIL160C); ancestral locus Anc_5.718), whose translation MSARLNDIKDHLTGGAHPASSTDTTPDDVVIVAANRTAIAKGFKGSLKDVNTDYILLQFLLQLVASFPSEIRDHLDLIGEVACGNVLNTGAGATEHRAACLAAGIPYTTPFVAVNRQCSSGLTAVNDIANKIKVGQIDIGLALGVESMTQNYKNINSLGTISDELKTDKRANKCLIPMGFTNENIAQKWSIDRAKQDKFASESYNKAERASKTGLFKEEILPIPLPSGKMFDTDEGPRPNVTSDSLGQLRPAFIKDKGTTTAGNASQVSDGAAGVLLARRSIAEKLNLPIMGRYVAFQVVGVPPEVMGVGPAFAIPRVLKDAHLNVSEIDIFEINEAFAAQALFCIEKLGINPSKVNPRGGAIALGHPLGCTGARQIATILHELQPNQIGVVSMCIGTGMGAAAVFIKE comes from the coding sequence ATGTCTGCTAGATTGAATGATATTAAGGACCACTTGACTGGGGGAGCTCATccagcttcttcaactgaTACTACTCCTGACGACGTGGTGATTGTTGCCGCTAACAGAACCGCCATTGCCAAGGGGTTCAAGGGGTCTCTTAAGGATGTTAATACAGACTACATACTGCTCCAGTTTTTGCTACAGCTAGTGGCGTCGTTCCCCAGTGAGATCAGGGACCACTTGGATCTCATTGGAGAGGTGGCCTGTGGGAACGTCCTCAACACTGGCGCTGGAGCCACGGAACACAGGGCCGCCTGTCTCGCGGCCGGTATTCCGTACACTACGCCCTTTGTCGCCGTCAACAGACAGTGTTCGTCAGGGCTCACGGCGGTGAACGATATTGCTAACAAGATCAAAGTGGGACAAATCGACATTGGGTTGGCGCTTGGAGTCGAATCGATGACGCAAAACTACAAAAACATTAACTCGCTGGGCACAATCTCAGACGAGTTGAAGACGGACAAGAGGGCCAACAAGTGTCTGATCCCGATGGGATTCACAAACGAAAATATTGCACAGAAATGGTCCATCGACAGAGCCAAGCAGGACAAGTTTGCCTCCGAATCCTACAATAAGGCCGAAAGGGCATCGAAAACGGGCCTGTTCAAGGAGGAAATCTTACCCATACCGCTACCATCGGGTAAAATGTTCGATACGGACGAGGGTCCCAGGCCTAATGTCACAAGCGACAGCCTGGGCCAGCTGAGACCCGCATTTATCAAGGATAAAGGTACCACAACCGCCGGTAACGCCTCACAGGTATCAGACGGAGCTGCCGGAGTTCTGCTGGCTCGGAGATCTATCGCGGAGAAGTTGAACTTACCAATCATGGGTCGCTACGTTGCGTTCCAAGTCGTAGGAGTCCCCCCAGAAGTGATGGGTGTGGGACCAGCATTCGCCATCCCAAGAGTTTTGAAAGACGCTCACTTGAATGTCTCAGAAATCGACATATTTGAGATCAACGAGGCCTTTGCCGCACAGGCTCTGTTCTGCATCGAGAAACTTGGTATCAACCCCAGTAAGGTAAACCCACGTGGTGGAGCAATCGCACTGGGGCACCCGTTGGGGTGCACAGGAGCCAGACAGATCGCAACAATATTGCACGAGTTGCAGCCCAACCAAATTGGCGTTGTTAGCATGTGCATTGGCACCGGGATGGGGGCAGCTGCAGTTTTTATCAAAGAGTGA
- the KNAG0C06675 gene encoding uncharacterized protein: MAALDGVADKSVTSVTPPIVQSGLAPVTKGELWHPRLGHPGKLVYDKLAKEIGLAKYEPSPYSLCSTCVTAKGQLSKGVISDFKATAPLQLVQVDLCGGFRYEEYVDSKCFLTIRDSYSRYYFVIPLKNKAAATQALINWIHQQENYFSIRGGYKVGTVRTDNGGEFTSNVLHDFFGSKGITHQLTVTHNSSQNGAVERVHRTLQEKMRSLLIGGRVPPYLWSEALRCAAYLLNRLPILSRQGSVPYAQYYGGADGPLRFNNLRTFGCAAFATHGFPNDTCW, translated from the coding sequence ATGGCTGCTCTGGATGGCGTAGCTGATAAGTCAGTCACATCTGTGACTCCACCCATTGTTCAGAGTGGACTTGCGCCTGTCACGAAAGGCGAATTATGGCACCCAAGATTGGGCCATCCTGGTAAACTGGTGTACGACAAGCTTGCCAAGGAAATTGGCCTAGCCAAGTACGAACCTTCACCCTACTCCCTCTGCTCTACGTGTGTAACCGCAAAAGGACAACTCTCCAAAGGTGTTATTTCTGACTTTAAAGCAACTGCACCATTGCAGTTAGTTCAGGTTGATCTATGTGGTGGTTTCCGTTACGAGGAATACGTCGACTCTAAATGTTTTCTGACCATCAGAGACAGCTACTCACGGTATTATTTTGTTATTCCGTTGAAGAATAAGGCTGCTGCGACTCAAGCCCTAATTAACTGGATTCACCAGCAGGAGAATTACTTCTCCATCCGAGGAGGGTATAAGGTAGGCACAGTCCGTACCGATAATGGCGGAGAGTTCACAAGTAACGTCCTCCACGATTTCTTTGGGTCCAAAGGCATCACGCATCAGTTAACTGTTACTCATAATAGTTCCCAGAACGGAGCTGTTGAACGTGTCCATCGGACTTTACAGGAGAAAATGCGCTCACTCCTTATTGGAGGGCGTGTCCCACCTTACTTGTGGAGCGAAGCTTTACGGTGTGCTGCGTATTTACTGAATCGACTTCCCATTTTGTCTCGCCAAGGGAGCGTCCCATACGCACAATACTACGGTGGTGCAGATGGTCCACTAAGGTTTAATAACCTCCGGACTTTCGGTTGTGCAGCATTCGCCACACATGGATTTCCGAATGATACCTGTTGGTGA
- the KNAG0C06680 gene encoding uncharacterized protein codes for MDVGSKDPYTQLTLYIKPSASIPLPFVNNGIVIATGISKLIDGTAISASNGKAISLDGDIQGTGIIKVTNTVLEFRQVMNFAETLEMEDSALKFSSQTLLSVKVHGLSSSIVIPPSQVPLESWNVTMQDHEIILGLPGYVEKLYGITDLDNRIVPCEVRLSEGTLISGGASTAVAVITFDMQDTPEPVTTTKVPSGGATVREVTSYSIGMTNGACNIGSTVYATTFSRMPSSSVSRHSSSASSLKQSSSGISLTSSAIVSSADHHISSASHPASGSSHSSSSTGRSDSSVYGSSSFAPSSVTESSTTVKPSSSVSLSPTSSYHASLTGVPSLDPDQRSKSTHVSFSVSSKSGKKTVSSTSHRVVPSSSDAVSSQSRSRSTNSGYSNRTISETFTARRSTTAEETSLIEPTGKSRSGTEVSKTTTEVGEPTESSKRPAGSFGTETETTTLYTKVTSTVVVCDYTTSKSNEELVATRTTFPVGSTPVNIKGEFHTTTIIVASCTGGCEVGATAPGRLTKTASKGTGAGVNTAEQTTNGNGKQTTKFSIATSTVATGTSRGVQPTPSAGEFFPGGATPTRSTTTAGVSIYGGGASSLNSSLSFSVMFAVFLLGVL; via the coding sequence ATGGATGTTGGAAGCAAGGATCCCTACACACAATTAACGCTCTACATTAAGCCATCTGCCAGTATTCCTTTGCCATTTGTGAACAACGGTATCGTGATTGCTACTGGTATCTCTAAATTAATCGATGGGACAGCTATTTCGGCTTCAAATGGCAAAGCCATAAGTCTTGACGGGGATATACAGGGCACCGGGATAATTAAGGTGACAAATACAGTGTTGGAGTTCCGGCAGGTAATGAACTTTGCAGAGACTCTCGAAATGGAGGACTCAGCATTGAAGTTTTCGAGCCAAACTCTTCTTAGCGTCAAGGTACATGGACTGAGCAGTTCAATTGTCATCCCGCCAAGTCAAGTTCCGCTTGAGTCCTGGAATGTAACGATGCAAGACCACGAGATCATTTTGGGTCTCCCTGGTTACGTCGAGAAACTGTATGGTATAACGGATCTGGACAATCGGATTGTTCCATGTGAGGTGAGATTAAGTGAAGGAACCCTTATTAGCGGTGGTGCATCAACAGCCGTAGCAGTTATTACGTTTGATATGCAAGATACTCCGGAGCCAGTGACAACGACAAAAGTGCCAAGTGGTGGTGCCACTGTCAGGGAGGTTACATCGTATAGTATTGGTATGACTAACGGAGCTTGTAATATTGGAAGTACTGTCTATGCAACTACATTTTCTCGGATGCCAAGTAGTAGTGTGTCTAGACATTCGTCCAGTGCCAGTTCGTTAAAACAGTCATCATCCGGTATTTCTCTGACAAGTAGTGCTATTGTTAGCTCCGCTGATCATCACATCTCCAGTGCAAGCCATCCCGCTTCTGGTTCCTctcattcttcttcgagcACTGGTCGCTCAGACTCGTCTGTCTATGGGTCATCGAGTTTCGCCCCATCGTCTGTTACTGAGTCATCGACAACTGTGAAACCATCCTCCTCGGTGTCTTTATCTCCAACGTCCAGTTACCATGCTTCATTGACGGGTGTTCCGAGCTTGGATCCAGACCAGCGGTCGAAGTCGACACATGTATCGTTTTCCGTTTCTAGCAAATCTGGGAAGAAGACCGTCAGCAGCACATCGCACCGTGTTGTGCCCAGCTCATCTGACGCGGTATCTTCCCAGTCGAGAAGCAGGTCTACAAACTCTGGTTACAGCAACAGAACTATCTCCGAAACGTTCACGGCGAGAAGAAGCACAACAGCGGAAGAAACAAGCTTGATTGAGCCCACGGGGAAATCAAGATCAGGTACCGAAGTGtccaaaacaacaactgAGGTAGGAGAACCAACAGAGAGCTCAAAAAGACCTGCGGGATCGTTCGGGACTGAAACAGAGACTACCACTTTGTACACCAAGGTGACGTCCACCGTTGTTGTATGTGACTACACCACTAGTAAATCCAAtgaagaacttgttgcCACGCGCACCACATTCCCCGTCGGTTCCACTCCAGTAAACATAAAGGGCGAATTTCATACGACAACCATCATTGTTGCTTCGTGTACTGGAGGCTGCGAAGTTGGCGCAACAGCTCCTGGGAGGCTAACAAAAACAGCCAGTAAAGGTACTGGTGCTGGTGTTAATACTGCGGAACAGACTACTAATGGAAAtggaaaacaaacaacGAAATTTTCCATTGCAACTTCAACTGTGGCCACAGGGACTTCAAGAGGGGTTCAGCCTACACCCTCTGCTGGAGAGTTCTTCCCTGGTGGTGCAACCCCAACTAGAAGTACCACTACCGCAGGTGTCTCCATATACGGTGGAGGTGCATCTTCCTTGAACTCCAGTCTCTCCTTCTCTGTGATGTTTGCTGTTTTCTTACTGGGTGTTTTGTGA